Proteins from a genomic interval of Rhodothermus marinus:
- a CDS encoding sensor histidine kinase — MLDDETIPMKEEALVSKEQRRVRVEHAIVEAARLLVAPDPLDMEALLRILGEATDAASVYFVGVPQSGEAQDYSYTVWHRQQPKTPHWWQELEARLRKYFPTPATQDEVHQLGENLLVVPVLSAEDRFYGYLGVEFADGLSEARQEEVRLLEVLGGLLAAYFDRRATEAARRESEERWRRLVEQLPEPILLVARDALVYLNPAGRRLLGAEAEEDLTGRSLLDFFSADQYDEVARQLRRLEAGEAVPPFEGSLIRFDGEERIVEITAARVVFQGYPVVQLILRDLTERRRAEERYRAFVSTITEGIFRIELRQPVATTTLPDLQVEHLYQHGYLAECNAVMARWLGAERPEEVAGRSLSSLRHYFRPRYLREFVQRGYQVHGEEYALPGKQGMRYFVVNAVGTVERDRLVRVWGSAVEVTERVELERRMVQTLEEQQQAIGRDLHDGVGQLLTSVRMLSENLSTRLQAEQHELAELAQKVVRFAQEASDGVRMIYRGLTPAQLYTEDLTLALEELAYNTNALPGIRCRFETDGQVSIDDQEVKLHLYRIAQEAVNNALKHARASEIVLTLCRRDDAIELCVADNGCGLDPGRARADSLGLKTMYYRARTIGGTLRIHSQPGEGTTICCRIPVGEMSGTT; from the coding sequence ATGCTGGATGACGAAACCATCCCCATGAAAGAGGAAGCGCTGGTTTCGAAAGAGCAGCGGCGTGTGCGGGTAGAGCATGCCATTGTGGAGGCAGCCCGGCTGCTGGTAGCCCCGGATCCGCTCGACATGGAGGCCCTGCTGCGGATTCTGGGCGAGGCGACCGACGCGGCGTCGGTCTACTTCGTAGGGGTGCCGCAATCGGGGGAGGCGCAGGATTATTCCTATACCGTCTGGCATCGACAGCAGCCGAAGACACCGCACTGGTGGCAGGAGCTGGAAGCGCGGCTCCGGAAATACTTTCCGACGCCAGCCACGCAGGACGAAGTGCATCAGCTTGGCGAAAACCTGCTGGTGGTGCCGGTACTCTCGGCCGAAGATAGATTTTACGGCTACCTGGGAGTGGAATTCGCCGACGGACTATCGGAGGCGCGTCAGGAAGAGGTCCGACTGCTGGAAGTGCTGGGAGGCCTGCTGGCCGCCTACTTCGACCGCCGGGCTACCGAAGCGGCCCGTCGGGAAAGCGAGGAACGGTGGCGGCGGCTGGTAGAGCAGTTGCCCGAGCCGATCCTGCTGGTAGCCCGTGACGCGCTGGTTTATCTCAACCCGGCCGGACGGCGGCTGCTGGGGGCCGAGGCCGAGGAAGACCTGACCGGGCGTTCGCTCCTGGACTTTTTCTCGGCGGATCAGTACGACGAGGTCGCCCGCCAGCTTCGACGCCTGGAGGCAGGCGAGGCGGTGCCGCCTTTCGAAGGCTCGCTGATTCGTTTTGACGGCGAGGAGCGGATCGTCGAGATCACGGCGGCACGGGTGGTCTTCCAGGGCTATCCCGTGGTCCAGCTCATTCTGCGCGATCTGACCGAGCGGCGGCGGGCCGAGGAGCGTTACCGGGCTTTCGTCAGCACGATCACCGAGGGCATTTTTCGGATCGAGTTGCGGCAGCCGGTGGCTACGACCACGCTGCCGGATTTACAGGTGGAGCACCTCTATCAGCATGGCTATCTGGCCGAATGCAATGCGGTGATGGCACGTTGGCTGGGCGCCGAGCGCCCTGAGGAGGTGGCCGGGCGTTCGCTTTCGTCGCTCCGGCACTATTTCCGCCCGCGCTATCTGCGTGAGTTCGTGCAGCGGGGCTATCAGGTGCATGGCGAGGAGTATGCGCTGCCGGGCAAGCAGGGTATGCGTTACTTCGTGGTCAATGCGGTAGGGACGGTGGAGCGCGACCGGCTGGTGCGCGTCTGGGGCAGTGCTGTCGAAGTGACGGAGCGCGTGGAACTGGAGCGCCGCATGGTGCAGACGCTGGAGGAGCAGCAGCAGGCCATCGGGCGCGATCTGCACGATGGCGTCGGGCAGTTGCTGACAAGTGTCCGTATGCTCAGCGAGAACCTGTCCACACGCCTGCAGGCCGAGCAGCACGAACTGGCCGAGCTGGCTCAGAAGGTGGTGCGTTTCGCCCAGGAAGCCTCGGACGGCGTACGGATGATTTACCGGGGGCTGACGCCGGCCCAGCTCTATACGGAAGATCTGACGCTGGCTCTGGAAGAACTGGCCTACAACACGAACGCCCTGCCCGGCATTCGCTGCCGGTTCGAAACCGACGGGCAGGTGTCGATCGACGACCAGGAAGTCAAGTTGCACCTGTACCGCATTGCTCAGGAGGCCGTCAACAACGCGCTCAAACATGCGCGGGCTTCGGAGATCGTGCTGACGTTGTGCCGTCGGGACGATGCCATTGAACTCTGCGTGGCCGACAACGGCTGCGGCCTCGATCCGGGCCGGGCCCGCGCCGACTCGCTGGGACTGAAAACCATGTACTACCGGGCGCGCACAATCGGCGGTACGCTGCGCATTCATTCGCAACCGGGCGAAGGGACTACCATCTGCTGTCGCATCCCGGTGGGCGAAATGAGCGGAACTACTTGA
- a CDS encoding GumC family protein, with the protein MAHYRHHSLIVARGGQRGGLPPASDEKRDEGRINFAEIWHTIRRGKWIILLTTLVVAGAIGAYTYTLPPVYESSAIVFVDTRGGENAPVSVAAFTPIERRALSNELGILRNSAELATRVAEAIVATAETAGAKDRFPILAPTEDGREPTIREIALRLRERVHFQPLSDQDMIVITAESTTPEEAAVIANRYAEEYERFSRERSRESLAAAREFVEKQVEQRRQELEELERQWEAFARSRQVVRLGPQGERLVAEVAQLEAQRDAARFQLEQEKSALQFIEQELQKLEPGLVDELVKSRQVSTLEAQIDALSKKIAELKVQAEQYYVFNPKLRGNEEKLGDQQLVEIVRQIDHFEKQREQLQAQLVKEMIGRDSQAPASEPLSYVEQLRARRIEKQLAIQELERQVEAFNQELAKYEDQLARLPRQQIELEQLERRRAMAEQWYTTFVQELQRIMIAEQSELGYVKIVSSAFVPTVPVRPNRAQNIVLGILIGLGLGLGLAFLRQAMHTQLDDPEKVREHGYTLLGVVPAMEPYIRKHFRGRKVVEVDERPRSTTLITLLDPWSPIAENFRLIRTNLQQHTPAKGRAVTWLVTSPEMGDGKTVVAANLAVATAHGGQRTLLIDADLRRPRAHEVLGVADQPGLSELLLGKVRPDPESWATDIPNLYFLPAGVVDQPPPELLGSQRMVQLLEFLRKHFDVIVIDSPPVLAVTDSVLLAQLCEATLMVISAGRTDAKALDIARQTLESVNVSIAGVIFNRYRADKRKGYAYGYGYGRRYHKGYGYYAREAATG; encoded by the coding sequence ATGGCACATTACCGACATCATTCGCTGATCGTGGCGCGCGGCGGGCAACGGGGGGGATTGCCGCCCGCCTCCGACGAGAAGCGCGACGAGGGCCGCATCAACTTTGCCGAGATCTGGCACACGATCCGGCGGGGCAAGTGGATCATCCTGCTGACCACGCTGGTGGTGGCCGGCGCCATCGGTGCGTACACCTACACGCTGCCGCCCGTGTACGAGTCGAGCGCGATCGTCTTTGTCGATACGCGGGGCGGTGAGAATGCACCGGTCAGTGTGGCGGCCTTTACGCCCATCGAGCGGCGGGCGCTCTCGAACGAGCTGGGCATTCTGCGCAATTCGGCCGAGCTGGCCACGCGCGTGGCCGAGGCGATCGTGGCCACGGCAGAGACGGCGGGGGCGAAGGATCGCTTTCCGATCCTGGCACCCACGGAAGATGGGCGCGAACCGACCATCCGGGAGATCGCGCTGCGATTGCGAGAGCGTGTCCATTTCCAGCCGCTTTCGGATCAGGACATGATCGTGATCACGGCCGAGAGCACGACGCCCGAAGAGGCGGCTGTGATCGCCAACCGCTATGCCGAGGAATACGAGCGCTTCAGTCGGGAGCGCAGCCGGGAAAGCCTGGCGGCCGCCCGCGAGTTTGTCGAAAAACAGGTCGAGCAGCGGCGCCAGGAGCTGGAGGAGCTGGAGCGGCAGTGGGAGGCGTTTGCGCGTTCGCGCCAGGTGGTGCGGCTGGGACCGCAGGGCGAACGTCTGGTCGCCGAGGTGGCACAGCTCGAAGCGCAGCGCGATGCCGCCCGCTTCCAGCTGGAGCAGGAAAAGTCGGCGCTGCAGTTCATCGAACAGGAGCTGCAGAAGCTGGAGCCAGGCCTGGTTGATGAACTGGTCAAAAGCCGGCAGGTATCGACCCTGGAGGCGCAGATCGACGCGCTCTCGAAGAAGATCGCCGAACTGAAGGTGCAGGCCGAGCAGTACTACGTGTTCAATCCGAAGCTGCGCGGCAACGAAGAGAAGCTGGGCGATCAGCAGCTTGTCGAGATCGTGCGGCAGATCGATCACTTCGAAAAGCAGCGCGAGCAGTTGCAGGCGCAGCTCGTCAAAGAAATGATCGGCCGCGACAGCCAGGCGCCGGCTTCGGAGCCACTGAGCTACGTCGAGCAGCTCCGGGCCCGTCGCATCGAAAAGCAACTGGCCATCCAGGAGCTGGAGCGTCAGGTCGAGGCGTTCAACCAGGAGCTGGCCAAGTACGAAGATCAGCTGGCCCGCCTGCCGCGGCAGCAGATCGAACTGGAGCAACTCGAACGGCGCCGGGCCATGGCCGAGCAGTGGTACACGACGTTCGTGCAGGAGCTGCAGCGCATCATGATCGCCGAGCAGTCCGAGCTCGGCTACGTCAAGATCGTCAGCAGTGCGTTCGTTCCGACCGTCCCGGTGCGGCCGAATCGGGCGCAGAACATCGTGCTGGGCATCCTGATCGGCCTGGGGCTCGGGCTCGGGCTGGCGTTTCTGCGACAGGCCATGCACACGCAGCTCGACGATCCGGAGAAGGTGCGGGAGCACGGCTACACGTTGCTGGGAGTAGTGCCGGCCATGGAGCCCTACATTCGCAAGCATTTCCGCGGGCGCAAGGTGGTCGAGGTCGACGAGCGGCCGCGTAGCACCACACTGATTACACTGCTGGATCCCTGGTCGCCGATCGCCGAAAACTTCCGGCTCATTCGCACGAACCTGCAGCAGCATACCCCGGCAAAAGGACGGGCTGTGACCTGGCTGGTGACCAGCCCGGAGATGGGCGACGGCAAGACGGTGGTAGCGGCCAACCTGGCGGTGGCGACGGCCCATGGCGGCCAGCGCACGCTGTTGATCGACGCCGACCTGCGGCGTCCGCGCGCGCACGAGGTGCTGGGGGTGGCCGATCAGCCCGGTCTGTCCGAACTGCTGCTGGGCAAAGTGCGGCCCGATCCGGAAAGCTGGGCGACCGACATCCCCAACCTGTACTTCCTCCCGGCCGGCGTGGTCGATCAACCACCGCCCGAGTTGCTGGGATCGCAGCGCATGGTGCAATTGCTGGAGTTTCTGCGCAAGCACTTTGACGTGATCGTGATCGACTCGCCGCCGGTGCTGGCCGTGACCGACTCAGTATTGCTGGCGCAGCTTTGCGAGGCCACGCTGATGGTGATTTCGGCCGGACGCACCGACGCGAAGGCGCTGGACATCGCGCGCCAGACGCTGGAGTCGGTGAACGTGTCGATTGCCGGAGTAATCTTCAATCGCTACCGGGCTGACAAACGCAAAGGCTACGCTTATGGTTACGGCTATGGCCGTCGATACCATAAGGGCTACGGCTACTATGCCCGGGAAGCGGCCACCGGCTGA
- a CDS encoding response regulator transcription factor has translation MMHSLLRENTGMQSDRIRVVIVDDHPAIREALSDTINSAMGMEVVGQASTAAEAFRLIEKERPTVAVVDISLEDAHGLDLVQNIRAQFPEVLVVIFSMYDESVYAERAIRAGASGYLMKSEPTQSVVEAIRAVVRGEVYLSRRMASRILSKVAMGRAPGPGFAIDELTDREMAVFQMLGQGYTIEEITERLNLSRKTVETYRRRAKEKLGFDSVAELLQFAVQWTHAQGRGGKL, from the coding sequence ATGATGCATTCCTTGCTACGAGAAAACACGGGCATGCAGAGCGACCGCATCCGCGTGGTGATTGTCGACGACCACCCGGCCATCCGGGAGGCGCTCTCGGACACGATCAACAGTGCCATGGGCATGGAGGTCGTGGGGCAGGCCAGCACGGCCGCCGAAGCGTTCCGCCTGATCGAAAAAGAGCGCCCCACGGTGGCGGTTGTCGACATCTCGCTGGAGGATGCGCACGGGCTGGATCTGGTCCAGAACATCCGGGCACAGTTCCCCGAAGTGCTGGTCGTCATCTTTTCCATGTACGACGAAAGCGTCTATGCCGAGCGGGCCATCCGGGCCGGCGCTTCGGGCTACCTGATGAAGAGCGAGCCCACGCAGAGCGTCGTGGAGGCCATCCGGGCCGTCGTGCGCGGCGAGGTGTACCTGAGCCGACGTATGGCCTCACGCATTCTCAGCAAGGTGGCCATGGGGCGGGCACCGGGGCCCGGCTTCGCCATCGACGAGCTGACCGACCGGGAGATGGCCGTCTTCCAGATGCTCGGCCAGGGCTACACGATTGAGGAAATCACGGAGCGGCTGAACCTGAGTCGGAAGACGGTCGAGACCTACCGCCGCCGCGCCAAGGAAAAGCTCGGCTTCGACTCGGTGGCCGAATTGCTCCAGTTTGCCGTGCAGTGGACGCACGCGCAGGGACGGGGCGGCAAATTGTGA
- a CDS encoding response regulator transcription factor produces the protein MMALEVLFQRSDPELKDTPRVRRGPIRIFVVDDHPAIQEALAATVSSEADLELVGSARTAAEGMKRIRALRPDVVVVDISLEDAHGLDLVHQIRAELPETQVVVFSMYDEVAYAERAIRAGAMGYVMKSESTQSVVEAIRTVMQGEVYLSHRMASRILSKVVRGRSVQPHVLSLDMLTDREMAVFQLLGQGYSIEEIMQRLNLSRKTVETYRRRAKEKLGFSSVGELLQFAVQWTYRHTRQE, from the coding sequence ATGATGGCTCTGGAAGTTTTGTTCCAGCGCTCCGATCCGGAGCTGAAAGATACACCCCGTGTGCGGCGCGGACCCATCCGCATTTTCGTGGTAGATGATCATCCGGCCATTCAGGAAGCCCTTGCGGCCACGGTAAGCAGCGAGGCGGATCTGGAACTGGTGGGGAGTGCGCGCACGGCCGCCGAGGGCATGAAGCGAATCCGAGCGTTGCGGCCGGACGTGGTGGTGGTGGACATCTCGCTGGAAGATGCGCACGGACTGGACCTGGTGCATCAGATTCGGGCCGAGCTGCCCGAAACGCAGGTGGTCGTCTTTTCCATGTACGACGAGGTGGCCTATGCCGAACGGGCCATCCGGGCCGGCGCCATGGGCTACGTGATGAAAAGCGAGTCGACGCAGAGCGTCGTGGAGGCCATCCGGACGGTCATGCAGGGCGAGGTGTACCTGAGCCACCGCATGGCCTCGCGCATTCTGAGCAAGGTGGTCCGGGGCCGAAGCGTCCAGCCGCATGTGCTGTCGCTTGATATGCTGACCGACCGGGAGATGGCCGTCTTTCAGTTGCTCGGTCAGGGTTATTCGATCGAAGAAATCATGCAGCGACTGAACCTGAGCCGGAAGACGGTCGAGACCTACCGCCGCCGCGCCAAGGAAAAACTGGGCTTTTCGTCGGTCGGCGAGTTGCTGCAGTTTGCGGTGCAGTGGACCTATCGGCATACCCGCCAGGAATAG
- the wbaP gene encoding undecaprenyl-phosphate galactose phosphotransferase WbaP produces MKELVLTEVGGDGRNGREAVEVTPVRKAAWSRPARYRRLYPRQFFSGLSLLGADLLILGGLTLLLQGWGAEVLGSVYPTFALATWVTAGLMLLGISLLGCYSTVVMHPAAELRRLTIVTGLVYALPVGSLLIATPLSAAHATLLGGSWLAAVVMVPMGHLFARLLLARTEWWGVPVLVLATGGAGELAVHTMRRWPELGLRPVGVLSDHHPVGEMLGEVPVVGRIEDAPRAGLRLGVRHAIVALSGQSHREVLELLERYSRYFRQLFVLPENPGMIAFWSTARSFEGLLGYGVQHSYWNLRARMLKRAMDIVGASILLLLLSPLFAVVALLIKLDSPGPVFYRQMRMGRGGRCFPLLKFRTMYQDADRRLQELLRENPELRAEYELFHKLRNDPRVTRVGRYLRRFSIDELPQLWNVLRGDLSLVGPRAYMPEERHEMDGMDRIILQKRPGVTGLWQVSGRNGLTFEDRVRMDVHYIHNWTPWLDLYILARTVPVVLTGEGAC; encoded by the coding sequence ATGAAGGAACTGGTACTGACAGAAGTGGGAGGAGACGGACGTAACGGTAGGGAAGCCGTTGAGGTAACGCCCGTCCGTAAAGCGGCCTGGTCGCGGCCGGCCCGCTATCGGCGCCTCTATCCGCGACAGTTCTTCTCCGGACTTTCGTTGCTCGGAGCCGATCTGCTGATTCTGGGGGGTCTGACGCTGCTGCTGCAGGGATGGGGCGCGGAGGTGCTGGGAAGCGTGTACCCCACGTTCGCGCTGGCTACATGGGTGACGGCCGGGCTGATGCTGCTGGGCATCAGCCTGCTGGGCTGCTACAGCACGGTGGTCATGCATCCGGCCGCCGAACTGCGACGGCTGACGATCGTAACGGGACTGGTCTACGCGCTGCCGGTGGGCAGTCTGCTGATCGCCACGCCGCTCAGTGCCGCGCACGCTACCCTGCTGGGCGGGAGCTGGCTGGCGGCGGTGGTCATGGTACCCATGGGCCACCTGTTTGCCCGCCTGTTGCTGGCCCGCACCGAGTGGTGGGGGGTGCCCGTGCTGGTGCTGGCCACCGGCGGGGCCGGCGAACTGGCCGTGCACACCATGCGGCGCTGGCCCGAGCTGGGATTGCGGCCCGTCGGCGTGCTCTCGGATCACCACCCGGTGGGCGAGATGCTGGGCGAAGTACCGGTGGTCGGTCGCATCGAGGATGCGCCGCGGGCCGGACTCCGCCTGGGCGTGCGTCATGCCATCGTGGCACTTTCCGGCCAGAGCCACCGCGAGGTGCTGGAACTCCTGGAACGTTACAGCCGCTACTTCCGGCAGCTCTTCGTGCTGCCGGAAAATCCGGGCATGATTGCCTTCTGGAGCACGGCCCGTTCGTTCGAAGGACTGCTCGGCTATGGCGTGCAGCACTCCTACTGGAACCTGCGCGCTCGCATGCTCAAGCGGGCCATGGACATTGTGGGCGCTTCGATCCTGCTGCTGTTGCTGTCGCCGCTTTTCGCGGTGGTGGCCCTGCTGATCAAGCTCGACTCGCCCGGACCGGTCTTCTATCGTCAGATGCGCATGGGCCGGGGTGGCCGCTGCTTCCCGCTGCTGAAGTTCCGCACGATGTACCAGGATGCCGATCGCCGCCTGCAGGAACTGCTGCGCGAAAATCCGGAGCTGCGTGCCGAGTACGAGCTGTTTCACAAGCTGCGCAACGATCCGCGCGTAACCCGCGTAGGCCGTTACCTGCGGCGCTTCAGCATCGACGAGCTGCCTCAGCTCTGGAACGTGCTGCGGGGCGATCTCAGTCTGGTGGGGCCGCGGGCCTACATGCCGGAAGAACGCCACGAAATGGACGGCATGGACCGCATCATCCTGCAGAAACGTCCCGGCGTGACCGGTCTGTGGCAGGTTTCCGGACGCAACGGGCTTACCTTCGAAGACCGCGTGCGCATGGATGTGCATTACATCCACAACTGGACGCCCTGGCTGGACCTGTACATCCTGGCGCGTACGGTGCCGGTCGTTTTGACCGGCGAAGGCGCTTGCTAA